The Zingiber officinale cultivar Zhangliang chromosome 9A, Zo_v1.1, whole genome shotgun sequence genome window below encodes:
- the LOC122020150 gene encoding uncharacterized protein LOC122020150, with amino-acid sequence MARKRSPIVRKALGLIAAGLSPVARARRPIARKLLLLRRTQRSIYGYAYVADYEFSPPKKRSRRFLSLLCGGDGEESVLGDGDELEALAPDENAGADLEMLFEEEEEEGDASVDQRAERFIEKFYEEIRIQRQESEMGV; translated from the coding sequence ATGGCGAGGAAGCGGAGCCCGATCGTGCGCAAGGCGTTGGGCCTCATCGCCGCCGGCCTCAGCCCCGTGGCTAGGGCGAGGCGCCCCATCGCCCGCAAGCTGCTCCTCCTCAGGAGGACGCAGCGGTCGATCTACGGATACGCCTACGTCGCCGACTACGAGTTCTCCCCGCCAAAGAAAAGGAGCCGCCGCTTCCTCTCCCTGCTATGCGGCGGCGACGGCGAGGAGTCGGTCCTGGGCGACGGAGACGAACTCGAGGCGCTGGCGCCGGACGAAAATGCTGGAGCTGACTTGGAGATGTtgtttgaagaagaagaagaagaaggggatgCAAGCGTGGATCAGAGAGCAGAGCGATTTATAGAGAAGTTTTACGAGGAAATCAGGATTCAGAGACAGGAATCGGAGATGGGCGTTTAG